In Lates calcarifer isolate ASB-BC8 linkage group LG23, TLL_Latcal_v3, whole genome shotgun sequence, a single genomic region encodes these proteins:
- the LOC108885154 gene encoding ATP-dependent RNA helicase DHX8, whose translation MADGGVDELSQLEYLSLVSKVCTELDNHLGISDKDLAEFVISLAEKQPTFDGFKALLLQNGAEFTDSLISNLLRLIQTMRPPSKASTSKAAEALVKPKTEKDRLKEMFPALCRPNDPAPKRLLDEDDVKVAADAMKELEMFMPSVSGTDTKSSKSRSEKSKRHSRSRSRSRERDRHRDRDRDRERDRKRRHRSRSRSRSRSRSRDRDRHRDKDRDRGKRKDKSSRWSERSPSPRKDQDRDSDRWKDKHVDRPPPEEPSVGDIYNGKVTSIMQFGCFVQLEGLRKRWEGLVHISELRREGRVANVADVVSKGQRVKVKVLSFTGSKTSLSMKDVDQETGEDLNPNRRRNVGPDGGEEISMRNPDRPSNLNLGHAPELEQDDTLERKRLTKISDPEKWEIKQMIAANVLSKEEFPDFDDETGILPKVDDEEDEDLEIELVEEEPPFLRGHTKQSMDMSPVKIVKNPDGSLSQAAMMQSALAKERRELKQAAREAEMDSIPMGLNKHWVDPLPDADGRQIAANMRGIGMMPNDIPEWKKHAFGGNKASYGKKTQLSILEQRESLPIYKLKEQLIQAVHDNQILIVIGETGSGKTTQITQYLAEAGYTTRGKIGCTQPRRVAAMSVAKRVSEEYGCCLGQEVGYTIRFEDCTSPETVIKYMTDGMLLRECLIDSELGQYAIIMLDEAHERTIHTDVLFGLLKKTVQKRTDMKLIVTSATLDAVKFSQYFYEAPIFTIPGRTYPVEVLYTKEPETDYLDASLITVMQIHLTEPPGDILVFLTGQEEIDTACEILYERMKSLGPDVPELIILPVYSALPSEMQTRIFDPAPPGSRKVVIATNIAETSLTIDGIYYVVDPGFVKQKVYNSKTGIDQLVVTPISQAQAKQRAGRAGRTGPGKCYRLYTERAYRDEMLTTNVPEIQRTNLASTVLSLKAMGINDLLSFDFMDAPPMETLITAMEQLYTLGALDDEGLLTRLGRRMAEFPLEPMLCKMLIMSVHLGCSEEMLTIVSMLSVQNVFYRPKDKQALADQKKAKFHQPEGDHLTLLAVYNSWKNNKFSNPWCYENFIQARSLRRAQDIRKQMLGIMDRHKLDVVSCGKATVRVQKAICSGFFRNAAKKDPQEGYRTLIDQQVVYIHPSSALFNRQPEWVVYHELVLTTKEYMREVTTIDPRWLVEFSPAFFKVSDPTRLSKQKKQQRLEPLYNRYEEPNAWRISRAFRRR comes from the exons ATGGCAGACGGTGGAGTTGACGAGCTATCGCAGCTCGAATATTTGTCTTTGGTGTCCAAGGTCTGCACTGAGCTCGACAACCATCTGGGAATAAGTGACAAAGATTTAG CTGAATTTGTCATCAGCCTCGCTGAAAAACAACCGACTTTTGATGGATTCAAAGCTCTTTTGCTCCAAAATGGAGCCGAATTCACA GACTCTCTCATCAGTAATTTGCTCAGGCTCATACAGACAATGCGACCACCATCCAAGGCATCTACAAGTAAAG ctgctgagGCTTTGGTCAAACCGAAGACCGAAAAGGATAGGCTGAAGGAGATGTTTCCTGCTCTTTGTAGACCAAATGATCCAGCACCAAAG AGGCTATTAGATGAAGATGATGTGAAAGTAGCAGCTGATGCCATGAAGGAGCTGGAGATGTTTATGCCCAGTGTCAGTGGGACGGACACGAAAAGCAGCAAGAGCAG GTCAGAGAAGAGCAAACGCCATAGTCGAAGTcgcagcaggagcagagagagagacagacatagagacagagacagggatcGGGAAAGGGACAGGAAGAGACGGCATCGTTCACGATCACGCTCCAGATCCAGGTCTCGGTCCAGAGACCGTGATCGgcacagagataaagacagagatcgcggcaaaagaaaagacaaatcatCCCGTTGGAGTGAGCGTTCACCTAGCCCCAGAAAAGACCAAGACAGAGACTCTGACCGCTGGAAGGACAAACATGTGGACCGCCCTCCACCAGAGGAGCCTTCTGTTGGGGACATCTACAATGGCAAAGTCACCAGCATCATGCAGTTTGGATGCTTTGTTCAGCTGGAGGGGTTGAG GAAACGATGGGAGGGTTTGGTCCACATCTCAGAGCTGCGTAGAGAGGGTCGTGTGGCCAACGTGGCTGATGTTGTCAGCAAAGGCCAAAGAGTCAAAGTTAAAGTACTCTCATTCACTGGCTCTAAGACCAGCCTCAGTATGAAG GATGTGGACCAGGAGACAGGAGAAGACCTGAACCCCAACAGGAGGAGGAACGTAGGCCCAGACGGAGGGGAGGAGATCTCCATGAGAAATCCTGACCGGCCAAGCAACCTGAACCTGGGCCACGCCCCTGAGCTGGAGCAGGACGACACCCTGGAGCGCAAGAGGCTCACTAAAATCTCTGACCCAGAAAAGTGGGAGATCAAACAG ATGATTGCTGCCAACGTACTGTCCAAAGAAGAGTTCCCTGATTTTGACGATGAGACAGGGATCCTTCCTAAAGTTGATGATGAAGAGG ATGAAGACTTGGAAATTGAGTTGGTTGAAGAGGAACCCCCATTCCTGAGGGGACACACCAAACAAAGCATGGACATGAGTCCTGTCAAGATTGTCAAG AATCCAGATGGCTCTCTCTCCCAGGCGGCCATGATGCAGAGCGCTCTGGCTAAGGAGAGACGGGAGCTGAAGCAGGCTGCACGTGAGGCAGAGATGGACTCCATCCCCATGGGGCTGAATAAACACTGGGTCGACCCGCTGCCAGACG CTGACGGTAGGCAGATTGCAGCCAACATGAGAGGTATTGGCATGATGCCCAATGACATCCCAGAGTGGAAGAAACATGCCTTTGGGGGCAACAAGGCCTCGTACGGAAAGAAGACCCAGCTCTCCATcctggagcagagggagagtcTGCCCATTTACAAGCTGAAGGAGCAGCTGATTCAG GCTGTTCATGACAACCAAATCCTGATTGTTATTGGAGAGACAGGGTCCGGTAAGACCACACAGATCACTCAGTACCTGGCAGAGGCGGGTTACACCACTCGGGGGAAGATTGGCTGTACACAGCCGCGTCGTGTAGCCGCCATGTCAGTGGCCAAGAGAGTCTCTGAGGAGTATGGTTGTTGTCTAGGCCAAGAG GTGGGGTACACCATCCGTTTTGAAGACTGCACAAGCCCCGAGACAGTAATCAAGTATATGACAGACGGTATGCTGCTGAGAGAGTGTTTGATCGACTCTGAACTGGGCCAATACGCCATCATCATGTTGGATGAAGCTCACGAGAGGACGATCCACACTGATGTTCTTTTTGGTCTGCTCAAGAAG ACTGTACAGAAACGCACCGACATGAAGCTGATTGTAACATCAGCTACACTGGACGCTGTGAAGTTCTCTCAGTATTTCTATGAAGCGCCCATCTTCACCATCCCAGGCAGAACATATCCAGTGGAGGTTCTTTACACCAAAGAGCCTGAGACAGACTACCTGGATGCCAGTCTCATCACTGTCATGCAGATCCACCTGACTGAACCTCCAG GTGACATCCTGGTATTTCTGACTGGACAGGAAGAGATTGACACCGCCTGTGAGATCCTGTATGAGCGAATGAAGTCACTGGGACCTGATGTTCCTGAACTGATTATTCTGCCAGTTTATTCTGCTCTGCCCAGTGAGATGCAGACTAGGATTTTTGATCCTGCACCTCCAGGCAGCAGAAAG GTGGTCATTGCCACAAACATTGCAGAGACGTCTCTGACGATCGATGGAATCTACTATGTAGTAGACCCTGGCTTTGTCAAGCAAAAAGTCTACAACTCTAAGACTGGTATTGACCAACTTGTAGTGACTCCCATCTCACAG GCCCAGGCCAAGCAGAGGGCAGGTCGAGCTGGCAGAACAGGCCCAGGGAAGTGTTACAGGCTCTACACTGAGAGAGCCTACAGAGATGAGATGCTCACGACCAATGTACCTGAGATCCAGAGAACCAACTTGGCCAGCACCGTGCTGTCTCTGAAG GCCATGGGCATCAATGACCTCCTGTCCTTTGACTTCATGGACGCTCCTCCCATGGAGACTCTGATCACAGCCATGGAGCAGCTCTACACTCTGGGAGCTCTAGACGATGAAGGATTACTCACACGGCTGGGTAGAAGG ATGGCTGAGTTTCCTCTGGAGCCCATGCTGTGTAAGATGCTCATCATGTCAGTCCATCTGGGCTGCAGTGAAGAGATGCTCACCATCGTCTCCATGCTGTCTGTACAGAATGTTTTCTACAGGCCTAAG gaCAAACAGGCCCTGGCTGATCAGAAGAAGGCAAAGTTTCACCAGCCAGAGGGTGATCACCTGACTTTGCTGGCTGTCTACAACTCCTGGAAGAACAACAAGTTCTCCAACCCCTGGTGTTATGAGAACTTCATCCAGGCTCGCTCCCTGCGCAGAGCTCAGGACATCCGCAAACAGATGCTGGGTATCATGGACAG ACATAAACTAGATGTGGTGTCTTGTGGAAAAGCCACGGTGCGAGTCCAGAAAGCCATCTGCAGTGGTTTCTTCAGGAATGCAGCCAAAAAGGATCCTCAAGAGGGCTACAGAACGCTCATAGACCAGCAAGTTGTATACATCCACCCTTCCAGTGCTCTGTTCAACCGGCAGCCTGAATG GGTTGTGTACCATGAGTTGGTGCTAACCACCAAGGAGTATATGCGAGAGGTGACCACCATTGACCCTCGCTGGCTGGTGGAGTTTTCTCCTGCCTTCTTCAAAGTGTCTGACCCCACACGCCTCAGCAAGCAGAAGAAACAACAGCGTCTCGAACCTCTGTACAACCGTTACGAGGAGCCCAACGCTTGGAGGATCTCCCGCGCCTTCAGACGGCGCTGA